DNA sequence from the Streptomyces tsukubensis genome:
ACGACAAACCCCACCCTATTGCCTGTCCCGCCGGACGCCGCGTCCCTTCCCGGTGGGGTCCGGGTCGGGCGCCCTTCAGCGCGCGGCCGGGCGGGGCGGTGGCCGTCAGCTCGCCCGCTCACCTGCTCCGGACGCCGGGGGCGGTGGCTCCGGCCTCGGGCGGGGCAGCACCGGCTGGAGCATCAGCAGCCGTTCGGCGAGGCGGAGGAAGGTCTCCGCGTCGCGCAGCAGGGAGTCGGCGTCCTGCGGTCCTGCCGCCCCGCGGATACCCGCGACGGCGCGGGCCCTGCGGTCCGCTCCCGCCGCGAAGTGGGCGCTCCACTCGGCCAGCTCCGGGGCGGATTCGGGCAGCAGCTCCCAGGCGCTGCGGATGCCCGCGCGGCGGCCGCGGCGGGGGGCGGTGCCGCGGGCGGCGGGGACCGGGTCGTCGGGGTAGCCCCGGGCGGCCAGCACTGCGGCTGCCGTGCGCAGGGCGGCCAGATGGGCGGTGGCGTAGCGCTCGTTGGGCGTGTCGAGGCCGGCGGCCTCCGCCAGGGAGGCGCGGGCCCGGGCGAGCAGGTCGAGGGCGGCCGGCGGGGCGGAGGCACGCCGTGGCACGGGGTGCACATCGTCTGCGGGCCCGGTCAGTGAGGGGACAGGGCCGGTGGCGCGGCGCCGGTGTGCGGCGGCTGCGTGGTGACGGGCCATGACGAACCTCCTGTCGTCGTGTGACGGCGTGTTAGCCGTAGGTGTCCATGGTGGCCGCCACCACTGACAATCCGCCCTGACCTGCGGTTTTGTGCCCGTTCTCGGTTCACGCTAATTTTTGCACTGACCGGTCAGTTCAAATTCTGGCCGTAGGGCTCCTGAGGGGAGAGCACGTGAACAGCCCGGGAGGGGCGGCGATCAGCGCCGAGGGCTTCGGACTGAAGGGCCCGCGCGGCTGGGCCTTCCGCTCGGTCGATGTCGAAGCCGCGCCCGGTTCCCTGATCGCCCTGGCGGGCCCGTCCGGCTCCGGCCGTACCTGTCTGCTGCTGGCGCTCACCGGACGGATGCGGCCCACCGAGGGCCGGGCCGAGGTCGGCGGGCACTCCCTGCCCCGCGGCATGGCCGCCGTGCGCAGGATCAGCGCCCTCGGTCCCGTACCGGGAGTGAGTGATCTCGACCCGGCGCTCACGGTCGACGAGCATCTGCGCGAACGGGCCCTGCTGCGGCGGCGTTTCGACGACTCCTTCCGCTCGCTGCTGCGCCCGCGCGCCGAGGGCGCCCGGGCCGCGCGGCGCCGGATCGACGAGTCCCTGGCGGCGGCCGGTCTCGACCGGTCGGGGCTGGTGAAGGAGGGGCGTACCGCCGTACGCGATCTGGAACGCCTGGAGGCGCTGCGCCTGTCGATCGCCCTGGCGCTCATCGGCCGCCCCGGGCTGCTCGCGGTGGACGACACCGATCTCAAGCTCCCGGACGCCGACCGGATCGCCGCCTGGCGACTGCTGCGTTCCGTCGCGGACTCCGGCACCACCGTTCTCGCGGTGTGCAGCCAGGCACGGACCGAGGAGTGCACCACCGTCGTCCGTACGGACGGCGCGCCGGACCGGGAAGCAAGCCCTGGCACCGGCATCAAGAACGGCAGGACCGAAGGGGAGGGGACGGCCGATGCGCTCGCCGAAGCTGGCCGCGCTTGAGCTGAAGCGGTTCGGACGGGGGCGGCTGCCCCGGGCCGCGATCGTGTCGATCGTGCTGCTGCCGCTGCTGTACGGCGCGCTCTACCTGTGGTCCTTCTGGGATCCGTACGAGCAGCTCGACCGCATCCCGGTCGCCCTCGTCAACGACGACCGGGGGGCCACGGCCGGCGGTGAGAAGGTGGCCGCGGGCGACGAGATCGCCGAGGGGCTCCGCGACAGCGACGTCTTCTCCTGGCACGAGGTGGGCGCCGCCGAGGCCCGCAAGGGCGTCGAGGACGGCACGTACTACCTCTCGCTGACCGTGCCCGGGGACTTCAGCAAGCGGATCGCGTCCGGTGCGGGCGAATCGCCCGAGACCGGGGCCCTCCAGGTGCGGACGAACGACGCCAACAACTACATCGTCGGGCAGATCTCCCGGACCGTCTTCGCCGAGGTGCGCACGGCCGCCTCCACCAAGGCGTCCCGCTCCTTCCTCGACCGGATCTTCATCTCGTTCTCCGATATCCACGACCGGACCGAGCAGGCGGCCAAGGGCGCCGACGAGCTGAAGGGCGGTATCGGCAAGGCCAAGAAGGGCTCGGCCGATCTGGCCGACGG
Encoded proteins:
- a CDS encoding SAV_6107 family HEPN domain-containing protein, with the translated sequence MARHHAAAAHRRRATGPVPSLTGPADDVHPVPRRASAPPAALDLLARARASLAEAAGLDTPNERYATAHLAALRTAAAVLAARGYPDDPVPAARGTAPRRGRRAGIRSAWELLPESAPELAEWSAHFAAGADRRARAVAGIRGAAGPQDADSLLRDAETFLRLAERLLMLQPVLPRPRPEPPPPASGAGERAS
- a CDS encoding ATP-binding cassette domain-containing protein — encoded protein: MNSPGGAAISAEGFGLKGPRGWAFRSVDVEAAPGSLIALAGPSGSGRTCLLLALTGRMRPTEGRAEVGGHSLPRGMAAVRRISALGPVPGVSDLDPALTVDEHLRERALLRRRFDDSFRSLLRPRAEGARAARRRIDESLAAAGLDRSGLVKEGRTAVRDLERLEALRLSIALALIGRPGLLAVDDTDLKLPDADRIAAWRLLRSVADSGTTVLAVCSQARTEECTTVVRTDGAPDREASPGTGIKNGRTEGEGTADALAEAGRA